One window of the Pradoshia eiseniae genome contains the following:
- a CDS encoding EscU/YscU/HrcU family type III secretion system export apparatus switch protein gives MMYVNQVNRRKINGPSAGVIRYDENQDKAPQLIAQGTGSVAQKIIQLAHQNDIPLQEDETLVSHLLDLDLGDSIPPQLYAVIAEILLLLEELDKQYGG, from the coding sequence ATGATGTATGTCAATCAAGTAAATCGCAGAAAAATCAATGGACCTAGTGCGGGAGTCATCCGCTATGATGAAAATCAGGATAAAGCTCCCCAGCTCATTGCCCAAGGAACAGGCAGCGTCGCACAAAAAATTATTCAATTGGCTCATCAGAATGACATCCCGCTGCAGGAGGATGAAACATTGGTCAGCCATCTTCTCGACCTTGACCTGGGAGATTCCATACCGCCCCAGCTCTACGCTGTCATTGCGGAAATTCTGCTTTTACTCGAGGAGCTCGATAAACAATACGGGGGCTGA
- the hpf gene encoding ribosome hibernation-promoting factor, HPF/YfiA family: protein MNYNIRGENIEVTPAIREYVEKKVGKLERFFSDTPDANVHVNLKVYTDKNAKVEITIPLPNLVLRAEETNTDMYACIDIINDKLERQIRKYKTKINRRSRETGKEVFITPEGDFEPEVQEEDKLEVVRVKRFDLKPMDSEEAILQMDMLGHNFFIYTDAETDGTHIVYKRKDGKYGLIEAMN, encoded by the coding sequence ATGAATTACAACATTCGTGGTGAAAACATTGAGGTAACTCCAGCAATCAGAGAATACGTAGAGAAAAAAGTTGGAAAATTGGAACGATTCTTCTCTGATACTCCAGATGCCAATGTACATGTTAATTTGAAAGTCTACACTGATAAAAACGCTAAAGTAGAGATTACTATTCCGCTTCCAAACCTAGTATTGCGAGCAGAAGAAACCAACACAGATATGTATGCATGCATCGACATCATTAACGATAAATTAGAAAGACAAATTCGCAAATACAAAACAAAAATCAATCGCCGTTCTCGCGAAACAGGGAAAGAGGTATTCATCACCCCTGAAGGCGATTTTGAACCAGAGGTACAGGAAGAAGATAAGCTCGAAGTAGTTCGTGTCAAACGCTTCGACCTTAAACCAATGGACAGTGAAGAAGCAATCCTCCAAATGGATATGCTTGGCCATAACTTCTTCATCTACACAGATGCAGAAACAGATGGCACACACATCGTTTACAAACGTAAAGATGGTAAATACGGCTTGATTGAAGCGATGAATTAA
- the fliS gene encoding flagellar export chaperone FliS, whose translation MEVITEEYIIQKSSQELTALLYEGLISRFEEALIQIGQKDMVGANKSLQRANDILCRLGAGLRYEAGPIAENLDSLYNYMAAVTIQANLRKDTEQIKHLKELTETIATTWKAALDKKEQGAAQSVMQKVFAYESHVMRTKI comes from the coding sequence ATGGAAGTTATCACGGAAGAGTATATTATCCAGAAATCATCTCAGGAGCTAACTGCTCTCTTATATGAAGGATTGATCAGTCGTTTTGAAGAGGCACTCATTCAAATCGGCCAAAAGGATATGGTCGGTGCGAACAAGAGCCTGCAAAGGGCGAATGACATTCTCTGTCGCCTTGGTGCAGGGCTTCGTTATGAAGCAGGACCGATTGCAGAGAACTTGGATAGTCTCTATAACTATATGGCAGCAGTCACGATTCAAGCCAATTTACGCAAGGATACGGAACAAATCAAGCATCTAAAAGAGCTGACAGAAACGATTGCGACCACATGGAAAGCGGCGCTTGATAAGAAGGAGCAAGGCGCTGCGCAATCAGTTATGCAAAAGGTTTTTGCTTATGAAAGTCACGTTATGAGAACGAAAATATAA
- the fliS gene encoding flagellar export chaperone FliS: protein MALHNPYQAYQSNAVTTASPGELTLMLYNGCLRFIKAARMAMENKEIEKKNENLIKAQNIISELRVTLNMELEVSKNMMAMYDYILRRLIEANMKNDTAILDEAEELVTGFRDTWKQAIQLNRQKQFGSGDRA, encoded by the coding sequence ATGGCTTTACATAACCCTTATCAGGCATACCAGTCAAATGCCGTCACAACGGCTTCGCCTGGAGAATTGACACTCATGCTTTACAATGGCTGTCTCAGGTTCATTAAGGCAGCAAGAATGGCGATGGAGAATAAGGAGATTGAGAAGAAGAACGAGAATCTCATTAAAGCGCAAAATATTATCTCTGAGCTGAGAGTGACTCTGAATATGGAGTTGGAAGTCTCAAAGAATATGATGGCGATGTATGATTACATCCTGCGCCGTCTCATTGAAGCGAATATGAAGAATGACACGGCCATCCTTGATGAGGCGGAGGAACTGGTAACCGGCTTTCGTGATACATGGAAGCAGGCAATCCAATTGAACCGCCAGAAGCAATTTGGGTCAGGAGATAGGGCGTAA
- the prfB gene encoding peptide chain release factor 2 (programmed frameshift) encodes MEIAEIRNELEKTAKRLADFRGSLDLEEKEARIMELDEIMSEPEFWNDQQKAQTIINEANALKEQVGEFNSLNESYENLELTFELIKEEPDEELQADLETELIELSERVNAFELQLLLSEEYDKNNAILELHPGAGGTESQDWASMLLRMYTRWAEKKGFKVETLDYLPGDEAGVKSVTLGIRGHNAYGYLKAEKGVHRLVRISPFDSSGRRHTSFVSCEVMPEFNDEINIEIRTEDLKIDTYRASGAGGQHINTTDSAVRITHIPTNVVVTCQSERSQIKNREAAMKMLKSKLYQREIEQQEAELAEIRGEQKEIGWGSQIRSYVFHPYSMVKDHRTNAETGNIGAVMDGDLDMFIDAYLRSRLS; translated from the exons ATGGAAATCGCAGAAATTCGCAATGAGTTAGAAAAAACAGCCAAGCGCTTGGCGGACTTTAGGGGGTCTCTT GACTTAGAAGAGAAAGAAGCGCGCATCATGGAGCTTGATGAGATTATGTCTGAGCCAGAGTTCTGGAATGACCAGCAAAAAGCTCAAACCATCATCAACGAAGCCAATGCCCTTAAAGAGCAGGTTGGCGAATTCAACTCCTTGAATGAATCCTACGAAAATCTCGAACTAACCTTCGAGCTAATTAAGGAAGAGCCAGATGAAGAACTTCAGGCCGACCTTGAAACTGAATTAATTGAGCTATCTGAGCGTGTCAATGCGTTTGAACTGCAATTGCTGCTTAGTGAAGAATATGATAAAAATAATGCCATCCTTGAATTGCATCCAGGTGCAGGTGGAACCGAGTCCCAAGACTGGGCATCCATGCTCCTTCGTATGTACACAAGATGGGCCGAGAAAAAAGGCTTTAAAGTGGAAACACTTGATTATCTTCCTGGTGATGAGGCAGGCGTGAAGAGTGTAACACTCGGCATTCGCGGCCATAATGCCTATGGCTATCTGAAAGCAGAGAAGGGAGTACACCGTTTGGTTCGTATCTCACCATTCGATTCTTCGGGCCGTCGTCATACATCCTTCGTCTCCTGTGAGGTTATGCCTGAATTCAACGATGAGATCAATATTGAGATTCGCACGGAAGATTTGAAGATTGACACATACCGGGCAAGCGGCGCCGGCGGTCAGCACATCAATACGACTGACTCAGCCGTCCGGATTACGCATATACCGACGAATGTTGTCGTGACATGCCAATCTGAGCGCTCCCAAATCAAAAACCGTGAAGCAGCGATGAAAATGCTGAAATCTAAGCTCTACCAGCGCGAAATCGAGCAGCAAGAGGCTGAACTCGCTGAAATCCGCGGTGAACAAAAGGAAATCGGCTGGGGCAGCCAAATCCGTTCCTATGTCTTCCACCCATACTCCATGGTTAAAGACCATCGAACAAACGCTGAAACAGGAAATATCGGCGCTGTCATGGACGGCGACCTCGACATGTTCATTGACGCATACTTGCGTTCAAGACTTTCATAA
- the secA gene encoding preprotein translocase subunit SecA, translating to MGILNKLFDPNKSELKRLTKTAAKVEALASMAEGLSDEQLTAKTDEFRERYANGESLDDMLPEAFAVVREASRRVLGMYPFNVQLMGGIALHEGNISEMKTGEGKTLTSTMPVYLNAITGKGVHVITVNEYLASRDANEMGQLFNFLGLSVGLNLAGMSREEKQEAYNADITYGTNNEFGFDYLRDNMVLYKEQMVQRPLHYAVIDEVDSILIDEARTPLIISGSAKKSTQLYMQANAFVRTLSKEQDYTYDEKTKSVQLTEEGMSKAERAFGIDNLFDISHVALNHHIGQALKAHASMHLDVDYVVQDGEIVIVDQFTGRLMKGRRYSDGLHQAIEAKEGLEIQNESMTLATITFQNYFRMYQKLAGMTGTAKTEEEEFRNIYNMNVIAIPTNRDIVRDDRSDLIFATMEGKFNAVVEDIAERHAKGQPVLVGTVAIETSEYVSQLLKKKGVPHNVLNAKQHEREGNIILDAGQPGAVTIATNMAGRGTDIKLGEGVAELGGLAVIGTERHESRRIDNQLRGRSGRQGDPGVTQFYLSLEDELMRRFGSDNIKSMMSRLGMGDNEPIQSKMVSKAVESAQKRVEGNNYDARKQLLEYDDVLRQQREIIYKQRFDVLDSENLRGIVEAMIRSSLERNVYAFGPDGESEEWNIQGLLDFVYANLLPENSLDESALKELDGEEIINLLFDKIIEQYNQKEAQLSPEQMREFEKVIVLRAVDSKWMDHIDSMDQLRQGIHLRAYAQINPLNEYQQEGYRMFEAMVAAIEDDVAKYIMKAEIRNNLEREEVVKGQAVNPKAEDGEVKRKPKRNEDKAVGRNAPCPCGSGKKYKNCHGRA from the coding sequence ATGGGGATCTTGAATAAATTGTTTGACCCTAATAAATCTGAACTGAAAAGGCTGACGAAAACCGCTGCAAAAGTGGAAGCCTTGGCATCCATGGCAGAAGGCCTTTCGGATGAACAACTGACAGCAAAAACAGACGAATTCCGCGAACGCTATGCGAATGGAGAATCACTTGACGATATGCTGCCGGAAGCTTTTGCGGTCGTACGTGAGGCTTCACGCCGTGTGCTTGGCATGTATCCTTTCAATGTGCAGTTAATGGGTGGTATCGCCTTGCATGAAGGGAATATTTCTGAGATGAAAACTGGTGAAGGTAAAACATTAACCTCCACCATGCCGGTTTATTTGAATGCCATCACAGGAAAAGGCGTACACGTTATCACGGTCAACGAATACCTTGCCAGCCGTGATGCCAATGAAATGGGCCAATTATTTAACTTCCTTGGGCTATCTGTCGGCTTGAATCTTGCTGGAATGTCCCGTGAGGAAAAGCAAGAAGCCTATAATGCGGATATCACCTATGGAACGAATAATGAATTTGGTTTTGATTACTTGCGTGACAATATGGTGCTCTACAAAGAGCAAATGGTGCAGCGACCGCTTCACTATGCTGTCATCGATGAGGTTGACTCCATCTTGATTGATGAAGCACGTACACCGCTCATCATTTCAGGTTCAGCGAAGAAATCGACACAATTATATATGCAAGCCAATGCATTCGTCCGTACCTTATCAAAAGAACAGGATTATACGTACGATGAGAAGACGAAAAGCGTTCAATTAACAGAAGAGGGAATGAGCAAGGCAGAGCGTGCCTTTGGCATTGATAACTTATTTGATATCAGCCATGTTGCCTTAAACCATCATATCGGACAGGCCTTGAAGGCGCATGCATCCATGCATCTGGATGTGGATTATGTCGTTCAAGACGGTGAGATTGTCATCGTTGACCAATTCACGGGCCGTCTTATGAAAGGCCGACGTTACAGCGATGGTCTCCATCAAGCGATTGAGGCAAAGGAAGGCCTAGAGATTCAAAACGAGAGCATGACGCTTGCGACCATCACCTTCCAGAACTACTTCCGTATGTACCAAAAGCTTGCTGGTATGACAGGTACAGCGAAAACGGAAGAAGAGGAGTTCCGTAATATTTACAATATGAACGTTATCGCGATTCCAACCAATCGGGACATCGTTCGTGACGACCGTTCTGACTTGATTTTTGCGACGATGGAAGGCAAGTTCAACGCGGTTGTTGAGGATATCGCTGAACGCCATGCGAAGGGACAGCCAGTACTCGTTGGTACGGTAGCAATCGAGACAAGTGAATACGTCTCCCAGCTCTTAAAGAAAAAAGGCGTGCCGCATAATGTTTTGAATGCGAAGCAGCATGAGCGTGAAGGGAATATCATCCTTGATGCCGGACAGCCAGGTGCAGTTACTATCGCCACTAATATGGCCGGCCGTGGGACCGATATCAAGCTAGGTGAAGGAGTGGCTGAGCTTGGCGGGTTAGCCGTCATCGGTACGGAGCGCCATGAATCACGCCGTATCGATAACCAGCTTCGCGGTCGTTCCGGCCGTCAAGGGGACCCTGGTGTCACTCAGTTCTACCTCTCTTTAGAGGATGAATTGATGCGCCGCTTCGGCTCTGACAATATTAAGAGCATGATGTCCCGTCTTGGTATGGGCGATAACGAGCCAATTCAGAGCAAGATGGTATCAAAAGCTGTTGAATCTGCTCAAAAACGCGTTGAGGGCAATAACTATGATGCCCGTAAACAATTGCTTGAATATGATGATGTTCTTCGTCAGCAGAGGGAGATTATCTACAAACAACGCTTCGATGTTCTTGACAGCGAAAACCTTCGCGGAATCGTTGAAGCCATGATTCGTTCTTCCCTAGAGCGGAATGTATATGCATTCGGTCCAGATGGAGAGAGTGAGGAGTGGAACATCCAAGGTCTGCTTGATTTTGTCTATGCAAACCTCCTTCCAGAGAATTCATTGGATGAGTCTGCGTTGAAGGAGCTTGATGGGGAAGAAATCATTAACCTTCTGTTTGATAAGATCATCGAGCAATACAATCAGAAGGAAGCCCAGCTTTCACCGGAACAAATGCGTGAATTCGAGAAGGTTATCGTTCTTCGCGCAGTTGACAGCAAATGGATGGATCATATCGATTCGATGGACCAATTGAGACAAGGTATCCATTTGCGTGCCTATGCTCAAATCAACCCGCTGAATGAATACCAGCAGGAAGGTTATAGAATGTTTGAGGCAATGGTTGCTGCGATTGAAGATGATGTAGCCAAATACATCATGAAAGCCGAAATCCGCAATAATCTTGAACGTGAGGAAGTTGTTAAAGGACAAGCCGTCAACCCGAAGGCTGAAGATGGTGAAGTGAAGAGAAAGCCGAAACGCAATGAAGACAAGGCTGTGGGCCGTAATGCCCCTTGCCCATGCGGATCTGGCAAGAAATATAAGAATTGTCACGGAAGAGCTTAA
- a CDS encoding YaaR family protein — protein MDVQRIGMAALLKADRREEARKDSISFKEVIGTRREDITFERLTKRMQELEAQGKVLADTQSIEHLRKYKKLVKDFMDDAIKNGLQLEERRGFSQRGSAKVYKLVKEVDQKLVELTNAVLDKEERGISLLGMIGEIQGMLINIYT, from the coding sequence GTGGACGTACAGCGAATAGGAATGGCGGCCTTACTTAAGGCAGACAGGAGAGAAGAGGCTCGGAAGGACTCGATATCCTTCAAGGAGGTTATCGGGACGCGCCGGGAAGATATCACCTTTGAGCGGCTAACGAAAAGAATGCAGGAACTTGAGGCACAGGGCAAGGTGCTCGCCGATACGCAATCCATTGAACATTTACGCAAGTATAAGAAGCTCGTCAAAGATTTCATGGATGATGCCATCAAGAATGGCCTTCAGCTTGAGGAACGCCGCGGCTTCAGTCAGCGCGGGTCTGCTAAAGTGTATAAGCTGGTGAAAGAGGTTGACCAAAAGCTCGTGGAATTGACGAATGCAGTCTTAGATAAAGAGGAAAGAGGCATCAGCCTGCTCGGGATGATCGGTGAAATACAAGGAATGCTTATCAATATTTATACATAA
- a CDS encoding flagellin N-terminal helical domain-containing protein, with amino-acid sequence MKINHNIAALNTYRQLSTNQANSAKNLEKLSSGMRINKAADDAAGLSISEKMRSQIRGLDVAERNALDGISLIQTAEGALTSVTEIVQRMRELAVQSSTGTNTKEDRDAIQAEITQLKEEIDRISETTEFNKQNLMGADNEFSLMVGANAGQTIQISISKMDSDSLGLENLDLATEAGASAAIKTLDEALKTVTAQRSDIGAMQNRLEYTVSNLTSMHVNLTAAESRIRDADMALEMTEYTKNNILNQSAQAMLTQANQLPQGILQLLQ; translated from the coding sequence ATGAAAATCAACCATAATATTGCAGCTCTTAATACATACCGCCAGCTTTCAACGAACCAAGCGAATTCAGCCAAAAATCTTGAAAAATTATCATCTGGCATGCGCATTAATAAGGCGGCTGATGATGCAGCCGGCCTTTCCATTTCAGAGAAGATGCGCTCTCAAATCCGCGGTCTTGATGTAGCAGAGAGAAATGCCTTAGACGGGATATCATTGATTCAAACAGCGGAGGGTGCTCTTACATCTGTGACAGAAATCGTTCAGCGTATGAGAGAATTGGCTGTTCAGAGTTCAACGGGAACGAACACGAAAGAGGACCGGGATGCGATTCAGGCGGAGATTACTCAATTGAAGGAAGAAATTGACCGTATTAGTGAAACGACAGAATTCAATAAACAAAATTTAATGGGAGCTGACAATGAGTTCTCATTAATGGTTGGAGCAAATGCCGGACAAACGATTCAAATCTCAATCAGTAAAATGGACTCCGATTCCTTAGGACTAGAGAATTTGGATTTAGCAACAGAAGCAGGGGCAAGCGCTGCTATTAAAACTCTTGATGAAGCCTTGAAAACCGTAACAGCACAGCGCTCGGATATAGGGGCGATGCAAAACCGTCTAGAATACACAGTGAGTAACCTCACCAGCATGCATGTGAATCTTACGGCGGCTGAATCCCGTATCCGTGATGCGGACATGGCACTTGAGATGACGGAATACACGAAGAATAATATCTTGAATCAGTCTGCCCAGGCTATGCTTACTCAAGCGAACCAGCTTCCTCAGGGTATACTGCAATTATTGCAATAA
- a CDS encoding CDP-glycerol glycerophosphotransferase family protein, which produces MLNRLKLFKRQKKRRNYYLNIKQTDDILYISGQLNTETDTVSELWLKSRETEEWFLAGKIDPSPNFKFRIHLENLMEIIPDIEDYYDWYLTIQVPTKEISEKRYDKLSHSAEVVQQNGKEVFQYKIRLGRFQTTDIASTFSPYYIHGRKGILFVTKKGNLSLSVDMELKPSIRLQIDSIKRRGKEMEVHGQIFTRHSMIQQGNLLLKNRATNEEYLTSANFIYNQEETRKKFGLNRYSYQVIVPLTNGSNLLEEGIYDVFLQLKLNDLQEPYLVKLRRPTFRARYFAQDITKFIGNKGISVNPYYTFKASNLALEVLSYSAENLEYLQKLMRWSWLLRLVNKPKNIWLIGERPYKAQDTGYHFFKYVRENHPELPVYYVIDRDSPEAKNVEPYGNVVYFKSKEHIKLSLIAKRIISSHHADYLYPIRTQRFKRKVHALKIFLQHGVMGTKNMIANYGKNAPGFDTDIFLVSSDFEKAMIVNDFGYAPDQVYVTGLSRFDELLSDNVEEKRQLLIIPTWRDWILTEEDFLESEYYDRYKDLVKSESLRKLSEIYNFDIIFCLHPNMQLYTDYFRDSPYQVISQGEIDVQTLIKESAMMLTDYSSVGFDFSFLQKPVIYYQFDRDRFIGKRPSHLNLDEDLPGDITNDLDELLKMIEEYASHNFVMKDTYKIRARKFLKYSDRSSSKRIFELASNKSLKPKLLYRLQKQPIVKGIGNKFRESKYYFPAMKAAYTFMRVFLPVDKNLIVFESGVGKQYADSPRMIYEKILEEKLPYKKVWFVNKDVHFRDPDTRKVKRLSPAYYYYLAKAGYWVNNQNFPSYIKKSSQTTYLQTWHGTPLKKMLFDIEHVQGRNEGYTERVSRAVKNWDYLISPSAYATKAFRSAFHYEGEVLEVGYPRNDLFYQEEYTAVASRVREKLNLPADKKVILYAPTFRDNQTNGANKFTFEIPFDMEAMKEQLADEYILLLRLHVVISNKVRVPEELRDFVYNVSSYSDIQELLTVSDVLVTDYSSVMFDYANLKRPMLFYVYDFEEYRDNTRGFYMNFEQEAPGPLLQTSDELINALHRLKQVEDQYHEKYQQFYERYCHLEDGHATDRVVEKVFTKKEQ; this is translated from the coding sequence ATGTTAAATAGATTAAAGTTATTTAAACGACAAAAGAAACGTCGAAATTATTACCTTAATATTAAACAAACAGATGATATTTTATACATTTCTGGTCAATTGAATACAGAAACAGACACGGTATCAGAACTTTGGCTAAAATCGCGGGAAACAGAAGAATGGTTTTTAGCAGGAAAAATAGACCCTAGCCCTAATTTTAAGTTTAGGATCCATTTGGAAAATTTAATGGAAATAATTCCTGACATAGAGGATTATTACGATTGGTATTTAACCATACAAGTCCCTACAAAAGAAATCAGCGAAAAACGCTATGATAAATTAAGTCATTCTGCAGAGGTAGTTCAACAGAATGGAAAGGAAGTCTTTCAATACAAAATTCGTCTTGGTCGTTTCCAAACAACAGACATCGCAAGTACATTCTCGCCTTATTATATTCATGGAAGAAAAGGGATTCTTTTTGTCACAAAAAAGGGGAATCTCTCTCTTAGTGTTGACATGGAACTAAAGCCTTCTATCCGTCTTCAAATTGATAGCATAAAAAGAAGAGGAAAAGAGATGGAAGTCCATGGTCAAATCTTTACAAGACATTCGATGATTCAACAGGGTAATCTTTTACTGAAAAACCGAGCCACGAATGAAGAATACCTAACATCAGCAAACTTTATCTATAATCAAGAAGAAACTAGGAAAAAATTCGGATTAAATCGTTATAGTTATCAGGTAATTGTACCACTGACCAACGGTAGCAACCTTTTAGAGGAAGGAATATATGATGTATTCTTGCAACTCAAATTAAATGATTTGCAAGAACCCTATTTGGTGAAACTAAGACGCCCAACCTTCCGCGCAAGATATTTTGCCCAAGATATTACAAAGTTTATAGGCAATAAAGGAATTTCTGTCAATCCATATTATACATTTAAAGCATCAAATCTTGCTCTCGAGGTTTTAAGCTACTCGGCCGAAAACCTCGAGTATCTACAAAAGTTGATGCGTTGGTCATGGCTTCTTCGGCTTGTGAACAAACCAAAGAATATTTGGTTAATAGGTGAGCGCCCATATAAAGCACAGGATACTGGATATCATTTTTTCAAATATGTCCGTGAGAATCATCCTGAGCTACCCGTCTATTACGTAATTGACCGGGATTCCCCTGAGGCAAAAAATGTGGAACCCTATGGAAATGTCGTCTATTTCAAATCGAAAGAACATATTAAATTAAGTTTAATTGCCAAACGGATTATATCCTCCCATCATGCCGATTATTTATATCCCATTCGAACACAACGCTTTAAAAGGAAGGTGCATGCACTAAAAATCTTCCTCCAGCATGGAGTAATGGGTACTAAAAATATGATAGCCAATTATGGGAAGAATGCCCCTGGCTTTGATACAGACATTTTCCTTGTAAGCTCTGATTTCGAGAAGGCCATGATTGTGAATGACTTTGGTTATGCACCTGACCAAGTCTATGTCACTGGCTTATCCCGATTTGATGAATTATTGTCTGATAATGTCGAAGAAAAACGCCAATTACTAATAATCCCTACATGGCGTGATTGGATCCTGACAGAAGAAGATTTCCTTGAAAGTGAATATTATGACCGATATAAAGATCTTGTTAAAAGTGAATCCTTGCGTAAGCTGAGTGAAATCTATAATTTTGACATTATCTTCTGTCTGCATCCTAATATGCAGCTATATACGGACTATTTCCGTGATTCTCCTTATCAAGTCATTTCACAAGGAGAAATTGATGTACAGACTTTAATCAAAGAAAGTGCCATGATGCTTACCGATTATTCTAGTGTAGGATTCGATTTCAGCTTCTTGCAAAAACCGGTTATTTATTATCAATTCGACCGCGATCGTTTTATCGGAAAGCGACCATCCCATTTGAACTTGGATGAGGATTTGCCAGGCGACATAACGAATGATTTAGATGAACTATTAAAAATGATTGAAGAATACGCGTCACATAATTTTGTCATGAAGGATACCTATAAGATTCGTGCGAGAAAATTCCTGAAGTATTCAGATCGGTCATCATCCAAGAGAATCTTCGAGCTTGCCAGCAATAAATCCCTTAAGCCAAAGCTGTTGTATCGGTTACAGAAACAGCCTATCGTCAAAGGAATTGGGAATAAATTCAGAGAGAGCAAATATTATTTCCCTGCCATGAAAGCAGCTTATACATTCATGCGTGTTTTCCTTCCGGTTGATAAGAATTTAATCGTTTTTGAGAGTGGTGTGGGTAAACAATACGCAGACAGCCCTAGGATGATTTACGAAAAAATCTTAGAAGAAAAACTTCCATACAAGAAAGTATGGTTCGTGAATAAAGATGTCCATTTTAGAGATCCAGATACACGCAAAGTGAAACGCTTAAGTCCTGCATACTACTACTATTTAGCTAAAGCAGGCTACTGGGTGAATAATCAAAATTTCCCCTCTTATATTAAAAAGAGCAGTCAAACAACGTATTTGCAAACCTGGCATGGTACACCGCTCAAGAAAATGCTTTTCGATATTGAGCATGTACAGGGACGAAACGAAGGGTATACTGAGCGAGTCAGCAGAGCAGTTAAAAATTGGGATTATCTCATCTCCCCAAGCGCTTATGCTACAAAAGCGTTCAGAAGCGCTTTCCATTACGAAGGAGAGGTACTAGAGGTCGGCTATCCGCGCAATGACTTATTCTATCAAGAAGAATATACTGCGGTTGCAAGCAGAGTAAGAGAGAAACTGAATTTACCGGCTGACAAAAAAGTGATTCTTTATGCCCCTACATTTAGAGACAACCAAACAAATGGGGCCAATAAATTTACCTTCGAAATCCCATTTGATATGGAAGCCATGAAAGAACAACTAGCTGATGAATATATCTTACTGCTTCGACTCCACGTTGTAATCAGCAATAAGGTACGAGTGCCTGAGGAGCTAAGAGACTTTGTCTATAATGTTTCAAGCTACTCTGATATCCAAGAATTATTGACTGTATCAGATGTTTTAGTGACAGACTACTCTTCCGTCATGTTTGATTATGCGAATTTAAAGCGTCCTATGCTCTTTTACGTGTATGACTTTGAAGAATATCGCGATAACACTCGAGGTTTCTACATGAATTTCGAACAAGAGGCGCCAGGGCCATTATTACAGACGAGCGACGAATTAATAAATGCCTTACACAGACTCAAACAAGTAGAAGATCAATACCACGAGAAATACCAACAGTTCTATGAGCGTTATTGCCACTTAGAGGATGGACATGCAACCGACCGTGTCGTTGAGAAGGTTTTTACTAAAAAAGAACAATAA